CGCGCAAGATCGAGCTCCAGGTGGGGCGCGACCTCCAGTTCATCCGCATCAACGGCACGGTGGTGGGCGCGCTCGCCGGCCTGGTGATCTACACCGTCGGCCAGCTGGTGACGTGACGGCCGGCCCCTGCCCGGGGCCGGCCGTCAGCTCACGCTGAGCGCGCGCCGTTCCCGCCAGTTGCGCGCCTTCTCCCGGTTGCCGCACGTCTGCATCGAGCACCACGTGCGCGAGCGGTTCCGGGAGCGGTCGAAGAACGCCCAGCGGCAGTCGTCCGCCTGGCAGATCTTGAACCGCTCCCAGGACCCGAGGACCGCCAGCCGGGCCGCCGCGCCGAGCACCGCGCCCAGGGCGTCGGCGCTGGACATGGTGGGCACCCCGTGGCTGAGGTCGACCCGGACGAGCCCCGCGGCGGGGGTGGGGTCCGGGCCGTCGTGCCGTTCCCCGAGGGAGGCCCGCAGCGAGGCGCGGGCGGCGCGGACCCCGTCCAGCTCGCCGGGCGAGCCCAGTCCGCGTTCGGTGACCCACGCCCGCCAGGCGGCGGCGCTGTCCAGCACGTCGGTGCCGAGTTCGAGGTCCCGGGTGTTGAGGAAGGCGAGCAGCAGCTCCACATCGTGTTCCGCATCGCCGGCTCGACCCTGCGCAAGAGCTGCGTGGTCCCAGCCGGCCGCCAGACCAGTCACCCCTCCACTGTAGGCGTCGAAAGCCGGCGATGTGGCGAAGTAACCGGCAAGTGCCGTTCACCGGTTAGCCCTGTTGCCCGTTCGGACGAGTGACCCTGTTCCGCCGATCGGGTTATGAACCCTGTGTATACCTCGTGTGTATAGTCGAGTTCATGTCGATCGGACACACCCTGCTGGGCCTGCTGGAAAAAGGTCCACGGCACGGCTACGACCTGAAGAGGGCCTACGACGAGCGCTTCGGCCAGGACCGGCCGCTGCACTACGGGCAGGTCTACACGACGCTCTCCCGCCTGCTCCGCAACGGCCTCGTCGAGGAGGCGGGGGTCGAGGCGGGCGACGGTCCGGAGCGCAAGCGGTACGCGATCACGGACGCGGGCGTCACCGACGTGGAGCACTGGCTGGGCACGCCGGAGCCGCCCGAGCCCTACCTCCAGAACACCCTCTACGCGAAGGTCGTGCTGGCCCTGCTGTCCGGCCGCAGCGCCGACGAGGTGCTCGACGTCCAGCGCACCGCGCACCTGGCCACGATGCGCCGGCTGACGAAGCGGAAGGCGGACGGCGACCTCGCCGACCAGCTGATCTGCGACCACGCCCTGTTCCACCTCGAAGCCGACCTGCGGTGGCTGGAGCTCACCGCCGCGCGCCTCGGCCAACTGGAGACGGCGGTGACCCGGTGAACCCGATCCTGGAAGCGGTCGACCTGCGCAAGTCGTTCGGCCCCACCCCCGCGCTGGACGGCGCCGGGCTGCGGGTGCGCGCGGGCGAGGTCGTGGCGGTGATGGGGCCCTCGGGCTCCGGGAAGTCGACGCTGCTGCACTGCCTGGCGGGCATCCTGACGCCCGACACGGGCGTCGTCCGGTACCGCGACGTCGAGCTGAGCGCCATGGGCGACGGGGAGCGCAGCGAGCTGCGGCGCACCGACTTCGGGTTCGTGTTCCAGTTCGGGCAGCTCGTGCCGGAGCTGACCTGCCTGGAGAACGTGGCGCTGCCGCTGCGCCTGGGGTCGGTCAAGCGCAAGGAGGCCGAGTCGCGGGCCCGCGAGTGGCTGGAGCGGCTGGAGGTGGCCGACGTCGCGGACAAGCGCCCCGGCGAGACCTCCGGCGGCCAGGGCCAGCGCGTCGCCGTGGCCCGCGCCCTGGTGACGGGGCCGCGGGTGGTGTTCGCCGACGAGCCGACGGGCGCGCTCGACTCGCTCAACGGCGAGCGGGTGATGCAGCTGCTGGTCACGGCGGCGAAGGAGACCGATGCCGCGGTGGTGCTGGTGACGCACGAGGCGCGCGTGGCGGCCTACTCCGACCGCGAGGTCGTCGTGCGCGACGGCCGGTCGCGCGAGATGGAGCCGGTCAGGTGAGGTCGTGGTTGTCCGACCTGGCCCTGGGCGTCCGGCTGGCCCTGGGCGGCGGGCGCACGTCGTGGGTCAGGCTCGCGCTGACCGGCGCGGGCATCGGCATCGGCGTGGCCGTGCTGCTGGCGGCGTCGTCGGTGACGACGATCCTGGGGGAGCGCGACGCGCGGGCGGCGGCGGCCTCGGCCGGCACGGTCGAGTCGGCCGACGGGCGCGATGCGCTGTACCGCGAGTTCCACAACACCGAGTACCGCGGTGAGACGGTCTCGGGGTGGTACGTGCTGCCCGAGGGCGCGAACCCGCCCGTGCCACCGGGCACGTCGAGGGTGCCCGCCGACGGCGAGGTGTTCCTGTCGCCGGCGCTGGCCGAGCTGCTGGCGTCGCCGAGGGGCGAGTTGCTGCGCGAGCGGTTCCCCCAGCGGGTGGTCGGCACCATCGGCGTGGCCGGTCTGAACTCGCCGCACGACCTGCTGTTCTACGCCGGCGACGCGGACGTGGACCCGGAGCACGCCGACACGGTCGTCGCGTTCGGCCAGGGCGAACTGCTGGAGCGCACGCTCGACCCGGTGCTGACGCTGCTGGTCATGGTGGGCGTGGTGGCGCTGCTGTTCCCGGTGCTGGTGTTCGTCGGGATCAGCACCCGGCTCGCGGGGGCCGAGCGCGACCGGAGGCTCGCGGCGCTGCGGCTGGTCGGCGCGGGCTCCCAGCGCGTGCGGCGGATCGCGGCGGGCGAGGCGCTGCTGGGCGCGGTCACCGGGATGGTCGTGGGCGTGGCGCTGTTCCTCGTCGGGCGGCTGTTCGTGGAGGACGTCCGGCTCGTCGGCATCAGCGTGTTCAGGAGCGACTTCACCCCGTCGCCGTGGTTCGCGGTGCTGGTCGGGGTGCTGGTGCCGGTGCTCGCGGTGGTGACGTCGGTGGTGGCGATGCGCCGCACGGTCGTCGAGCCGCTGGGCGTGGTGCGCCGCACGAAGCCGGTCCGCCGCGTGCTGTGGTGGCGGACGCTGCCGATCCTCCTCGGCTCGGCGGCGCTGCTGACGCAGAGCGACACGCTGGGCGGTGGGCGGAGCAGCGCGTCCGAGCCCCTGGTGATCGGCGGCATCGTGATGCTGCTGCTCGGCATCCCCGTGCTGCTGCCGTGGGTGGTCGAGCGGGCCGTGGGCCGGTTGCGCGGCGGTGCGCCGTCCTGGCAGCTCGCGATCCGCAGGCTCCAGTTGGAGAGCGGCACGGCGGCGCGCGTCGTGGGCGGCGTGGCCGTGGTCCTGGCCGGCGGCATCGCGCTCCAGTCGGTGCTGGCGAGCGCCGAGAGCAAGATCGTCGACCAGCCGATCCCGGAAGCGGACAAGAGCCGCGTCGTGGTCGCCATGCGCGACGCGACGCCCGAGACGACCCGGCAGGCGATGGACCTGCTGGAGCGCTCGGTGGGCGTGGCGCACGTGCACCCGCTCGGCTTCGTGCAGTTCACCAGGGGCCCCGAGGACTACCAGGTCGCGACCGTCGGCACGTGCGAGGCGCTGCGCACCCGGGCGGTGCTGCCGACGTGCCGGGACGGCGACTCGTTCTACGTGGTGGACCCCCCGCCACCCGGGGGCGGGAACGCCCGGGACACGCAGGTCGAGCCCGGCGAGCGGGTCAGGATCACCGAGGGGTACGACGACGACGAGAAGACCATCGCGGAGTGGACGATCCCGCGGTACACCGAGGTGCGGCCGGACGAGAAGTCCAGCGATCACGGGTACGGCCTCCTGCTCACGCCGTCGGTCCTGGCCGACCTGCCGGCGCCGCAGGACTTCAGCAGGATCGTCGTGCTCGTCGACCCGGCGCAGCCGGACGTCGCGGAGCACGTGCGCAACGCCCTGGCCCCGCTGACGTGGCACACCTACGTCTCGTACTTCGGCGAGACCGGTGTGCCGGAACGCGTCGAGCAGTACCAGAGCATCCGCCAGGGCCTGCTGGCCGGTTCGCTGGTCACGCTCCTGCTGGCGAGCGCCAGCCTCCTGGTCCTGGCCCTGGAGCAGGTCCGCGAACGCCGTCGCCCCCTGGCGGTGCTGGCGGCCGGCGGTGTCCCGCGCGGCGCCCTCGGCCGCTCCCTGCTCTGGCAGAACGCGGTGCCGCTCCTCCTGGCGCTGGTGGTCGCGGTGTCGGTGGGCGGCGGGATGGCGGTCCTGCTGCTGCGGATCATCTCCCAGCCGATCGTCCTCGACTGGGCGGGCATCGCCCTGCTCACCGGCGCGGCCGCCTTCCTGGTGGTGGCGGTGACGGTCGCGTCCCTGCCGTCCCTGTGGCGGGCCACCGGAGCCCTGGGGCTGCGATCGGAATGACCCCGATCCGCCGCCGACCCGAGGAGCCGCGGTCACCGGGCCGGTGACCTGGCCGAACGCGCCCACCGCGAGCGCACTCCCGGCGCCCCTCCGGTCCCGGCCGCATCCCGCTCGTCGATCCAGGCCACGCGAACGACCGCCCGAGCGTCTTGAGAGGTGTGACGATCTCCCCGCGCGAGCATCCCCATGACGTCCCCCGCGCCGCGGCGGAGGGCCGGAGCGACCGGGGTGCGCTCCGATGAGGTGGGTCGCCGACCTGGTCCTGGGCGTCCGACTGGCTGTCGGGGGCAGCCGGACGTCCTGGGCCAGGTTGGCGCTCACCGCGGCGGGCGTCGGCCTGGGCGTCACGGTGCTCCTGCTCGCGGCCTCCATCGGCCCGGCCCGGGAGGCCAAGTCCCAGCGGGTGCAGGACGCGGCCCTCACCTCCGACGGCGATCGGGCCACGCTCACGGCGCGGCAGGTCACCGTCACGTGGCAGGGCCGCACCATCAGCGGTGTGGAGCTGGCCGCCACCACGCCGGACGCCCCCGCACCGCCCGGCGTCGGCCGCATCCCCGAACCCGGCGAGCTGGTCGTCTCGCCCGAGCTGTTCGACCTGATGCTCTCCGACGACGCCCTCCGCGCACGCTTCCCGGAGAGCGTCATCGGCGTCATCGCCGACGCGGGCCTGCCCCGCCCCCAGTCGCTGCTGTTCTACGCGGGCCTGCCGCCGGCCAACGAGGCCGACGCGGTCCCGGCGACCGGGTTCGGCGGCGAGCGGCCACCGGCGACCCTGCTCCCGGTCTACCGCCTGCTGATGGTGGCCGCGATCAGCGCGCTCCTCGTGCCGCTGGGCATCTTCGTCATGGTCGCCACCCGCCTCGGCGCGACGGGCCGCGCGCAGCGCCTCGCCGCGATCCGCCTGGTCGGCGCCTCCCGCACCCAGATCCGCTGGATGGCCGGCGGCGAGACGCTGACCGGCGCCGTCCTCGGCCTGCTGGTGGGCGTGGCGCTGTTCTTCGCCGCCCGCCCGCTGGCCCGGTTCATCGAGGTCGAGGGCGTCGGCTTCTTCCCCACGGACCTGCTGCCCGACCCGTGGCTGGGCGCGCTCATCGCCGTCGGCGTGCCGGTGGTCGCGGTGCTGTCCGCGCTGCTGGCCCTGCGCACCGAGGAGGTCGGCCCGCTCGGCCCGCACCGCACCACCGAGATCCCCGTGCGCCGCGCGTGGTGGCGGTTCACGCTGATCGGCGTCGGCGCCGCGGTGGTCGTCGTGCTCGCCTCGACCGGGTCGTTCTGGCAGTTCATGTCCGACACGCGCCTCGCCCTCGGCCTGGGCCTGGGCATCGCCCTGGTCCTCGCGGGCACGGCCGCGGTGCTGCCGTGGCTGGTCGCCAAGGTCGCGCACGGCGTGGAACCGGACGACGTCGCCCGGCTGCTGGCCCTGCGCACGCTGCGGTTCGACGACGGCACGCCGCGCGTCCTGTCCGGCGTCGTCGTGGTGCTGGCCGGCTCGCTCACGCTCCAGGTGCTGCTCGGCGTCGCCGCCCAGTTCACCGCGGCCCCGCCGAACGAGACCCCGGACCGCTGGGTGCTCCAGCTCGACCGGCACACGCCGGTCCGCTCGCTGGAGGAGGCGATCACGCTGACGGGCGGTGTCCGCCGGATCAGCGAGGTCCGCACGCACCTGACCGATCGGGTCACGTTCATCACCAGCACGGACTGCGCGGAGATCGCCGAGCGCCTGGGCGTCGCCGACTGCGCCCCCGGCTCCGCCTACCTGCGGGGGCCGGGTCCCGCGCCGGGCACCAAGCTCACCGTCAACGGCCGGGAGTGGACCGTCCCGCGGTACAGCACCACCGACGTGGGGCCGCGCGGCCTGCTGGTCGCCGACGGCGCGGACCCCGTGCTGGCGTCCGCCACCCCGACCGAGCTGGTGGTGCGCGGCGACCCGGACGAGTCGTTCGCCGACCGCCTGCTGTCCGCGACGGGCCGCGTGGACCGGGGGGTCACGCTGCACCGCGCGCAGTTCCAGGCCGGGCAGGTGGAGCTGTTCAGGTCGCTGCGCAGCGGCGTGATCGGCAGTTCGGTGCTGCTCACCCTGCTGGCCGTGATCGGTCTGGCCGCGGCCGCCGTCGACCAGGTCGTGGAGCGCCGCCGCCCCACCGCCGTGCTCGCCGCGAACGGCGTGCCGCACCGGGTGCTGGCCGCGTCGGCGCTGTGGCAGTCGGCCATCCCGACCGCCCTCGGCACCACCCTGGCGATCCCGACCGGCCTGGGCACGGCGTGGCTGGTGGTGCCCGCCGAGCGGTTCCGGGTCGACTGGGGCGAGATCGCCACCACGGTCGGCGCGGCCGTCGTCATCGTGCTCGTCGTGTCGCTGTGCACGGTGCCCGCGCTGCGCTCGGCGGTCCGGCCGACCGGTCTGCGAACCGAGTAGCGACGCACCGAAACGATCTTCGGTTCCCGATACCACTCCATCGTGCGTCACAGGTATCGGCAGGTCAGAGGGCACGCTCTTGTGGTTCGTGCAAGATCGACACAACGCCGAACTGCTGACCCTCGCCCACGCGGGCGACCGGTCCGCGTGGCAGGAACTCGTCCGCCGCTACGTCCGCCTGGTGTGGGCGGTGCCCCGATCGCACCGCCTGGCCCCGGACGACGCGGCGGACGTCTGCCAGACCACGTGGCTCGCGCTGGCCGAGAACCTCCAGCGCATCCGCCACCCCGACCGGCTGGGCGCGTGGCTCGTCACCACCGCCCGGCACGAGTCGCTGGCCGTGCTGCGCCTGCGCGGCCGGGAGGACCCGATCGAGGTCTGGGACCTGCCGGACCACGGCGCGACACCCGAGAACCTCGCGCTGACCAGTGAGACCAGAACCCGCCTCTGGCAGGCCTACGCCACCCTCACCGACCGCTGCCGCGAGGTGCTGAGGCTGGCCGCGTTCGCCCCGGAACTGTCGTTCTCGCAGGTGGCGGACGCCGTGGGTGTCCCGCTCAACAGCCTGGGCCCGACCCGCGCCCGCTGCCTGGCGGCACTGCGCCGACGCCTGGGCGTGGAGGTGGCCCGATGACCACCGACCGCGCACTGCTCGACGCCCTGGCCCACCTGGTCGACCGGCTCGACCCGACCCCCGAGGTCCTGGCCCACCGGGCCAGGGCCGCCCTCGCCGAGCGCACCGACGCCACCCCGATCCGCCTGCTGACCGACTCGGCCCACACCACGCCGCCGGGGGTGCGCGGACGGGGGAGCAGCAGGACTCTCCGGTTCGCGGGCCTGGACCTGCAACTGGACCACGTCGAGAACGGCCTGCACGCCACAGGGCTGATCAGCCCGACCACGCTGCCCGCGCTGACCGGCGTGGTGCTGGTGTGCAGGCCGGGCGGCGAGACGAGGGCGCGGATCGACACCGACGGCTGGTTCCACGTGGACCACGTCCCGTTCGGGCCGGTCAGGTTCGTCCTGCACGCCCCGGCCCGCGACCTGGCGACCCCGTGGTTCACCGCATGACCGCCCGCCGGCCCCGCCCCGGCGGGGGTCCGGTCGACGGCACCGCCCACCGGGCGCGCACCCACCGGACCCTCACCCTCGCCGAAGCGCTCCTCACCACGGGCCTGGTGCGCGAGGCGACCGCCGTCCTCCGCCCGGCCGTGGCGTGCCGGCTGCCCGAAGCGCTGCTGCTCGCCGCCCGGTGCGCCCTCCGGGCCGGCGACCACGACACCGCCCGCGCCCTGGCCTCCGACGCCGAGGCCCTGTTCCGCGAGCACGACCGCCCGTCCTGGGCGCCGGCGGCCCTGGCCGTGGCCCTGCGGGCGGGCGCGCCGGGCCGCCCCACCGCCGTGGCCGAGGCCTGCGACCGGCACGGGCACCACGACGACGCCGCCGACCTGCGCCTCACCCACGCCCCCGACCAGGCGGCGGCCCGCCGGCACCGGGGCACCGACCGGTCGAGGGCCATCGGCTGGCTGGCCCGCGCCCGCCTGTCGACCACCCGGCGCGACGCCGTCGCCGCCTGCCGCGCGGGCCTCGCCCTGCACGACCCCGACACCCACGGAGACCTGGTGGACATCGCCCTGGACCACGCCCTGACCAGCCGCGACGCGCGTTCCGCCTGGCGCTGGAGCGAGTGCCGCCGCACCCCCGCGCCCACCCCGCAGGCCGCGCGCGCCGGTGCCGAGCTCCGCCTCGCCCGCGCCCGGGCCGACCACGTCCGCGTCGCGCTGCTGGAACGCGAGATCCGCCGGCTCTCCCGCACCACGACCGTGCGGCGGGCCGCGCCGCTGACCGACGTCGTGGACGCGCTGCGCGACCGCGCCCTGCTGGTCTTCCTCAGCCACCGGGGCAGGCTCGTCGCGGTGTCCGTGGCGGCCGGCCGGGTGCGGTTGCACGACTTCGGCGAGGCCGCGGCCACCGCCCGGCACGTCCGCGCCCTGTCGCTGGCGACCGCGCCGCAGGCCGTGGCGGAGCTGGACCGGCTGCTGCGGCCGGCGGGCGACCGCCCCCTGGTGGTCGTGCCGAGCCCCGAGCTGGCGCGGGTGCCGTGGGCGGGGCTGCCGTCCGCGCGGGGCCGCGCCGTGTCGATCGCGCCGTCGGCGACGTGCTGGTTCCGCGCCGACCAGCGACCGCTCGCCGTGGCGGACCGCCTGTGGGTGGCCGGCCCCGACCTGCGCCACGCCCGGTACGAGGTCGACGTGCTGCGGCGGCGGCACGGCGGCCGGTACCGCTCCACCGTGGACGAGACGCTGCACTGCATGCTCGACGCGGACGTCCTGCACGTCGCGGCGCACGGCGTGCACGAGGACGAGATGTTCTCGCACCTGCACCTGGACGACGGGCCGCTGCACGGTCACGACTTCGCCGCCCTGCCGCGCGTGCCGGCGGTGGTCGTGCTGTCGGCGTGCGCGTCCGGCCTGGCGGGCGTGCTGCTGCGGCGGGGTGCGAGGGTCGTGGTGGAGAGCGTCCGTGCCGTGCCCGACGACCGCCGCGTGGTCGACCTGATGGTGGACCTGCACGCGAACCTCGACCGCCCCGCGCAGGCGCTGGCCGACGCGCAGGCGAAGCACGGCGACCTCGGCTTCGTCTGCGTCGGGGCCGGATGATGCGAACACCATTCGGATCAGCCGGTCCACCCAGCATGTGCTCACCCGATCGGTTGAAGTACTTCGTCGGTAGCCGACCCCCCTCGAAGATCATCCCCTCGCCACCTCGCCCTCCTGCCCGATCGCGGTTCACGCAGCAGGGAGCGATGTGGACCGTCGCGTTCGGACAGCCGACGGTTCGTCCACAGAGGACGTGAGGGATCGTCACCCGATGCGGTAAGCGCGACGGACGGTGTTCACGGACCGGCACGACAACCCGGACAGCCGCACCACACCGCCCTTCCGAGTGGGTTCCGCGCGAGAACGTTCGGAAATCGGGTGACCAGTGCTAGACATAGCACAACGTCGAC
This region of Saccharothrix longispora genomic DNA includes:
- a CDS encoding CGNR zinc finger domain-containing protein; protein product: MELLLAFLNTRDLELGTDVLDSAAAWRAWVTERGLGSPGELDGVRAARASLRASLGERHDGPDPTPAAGLVRVDLSHGVPTMSSADALGAVLGAAARLAVLGSWERFKICQADDCRWAFFDRSRNRSRTWCSMQTCGNREKARNWRERRALSVS
- a CDS encoding PadR family transcriptional regulator, with amino-acid sequence MSIGHTLLGLLEKGPRHGYDLKRAYDERFGQDRPLHYGQVYTTLSRLLRNGLVEEAGVEAGDGPERKRYAITDAGVTDVEHWLGTPEPPEPYLQNTLYAKVVLALLSGRSADEVLDVQRTAHLATMRRLTKRKADGDLADQLICDHALFHLEADLRWLELTAARLGQLETAVTR
- a CDS encoding ABC transporter ATP-binding protein produces the protein MNPILEAVDLRKSFGPTPALDGAGLRVRAGEVVAVMGPSGSGKSTLLHCLAGILTPDTGVVRYRDVELSAMGDGERSELRRTDFGFVFQFGQLVPELTCLENVALPLRLGSVKRKEAESRAREWLERLEVADVADKRPGETSGGQGQRVAVARALVTGPRVVFADEPTGALDSLNGERVMQLLVTAAKETDAAVVLVTHEARVAAYSDREVVVRDGRSREMEPVR
- a CDS encoding FtsX-like permease family protein — translated: MRSWLSDLALGVRLALGGGRTSWVRLALTGAGIGIGVAVLLAASSVTTILGERDARAAAASAGTVESADGRDALYREFHNTEYRGETVSGWYVLPEGANPPVPPGTSRVPADGEVFLSPALAELLASPRGELLRERFPQRVVGTIGVAGLNSPHDLLFYAGDADVDPEHADTVVAFGQGELLERTLDPVLTLLVMVGVVALLFPVLVFVGISTRLAGAERDRRLAALRLVGAGSQRVRRIAAGEALLGAVTGMVVGVALFLVGRLFVEDVRLVGISVFRSDFTPSPWFAVLVGVLVPVLAVVTSVVAMRRTVVEPLGVVRRTKPVRRVLWWRTLPILLGSAALLTQSDTLGGGRSSASEPLVIGGIVMLLLGIPVLLPWVVERAVGRLRGGAPSWQLAIRRLQLESGTAARVVGGVAVVLAGGIALQSVLASAESKIVDQPIPEADKSRVVVAMRDATPETTRQAMDLLERSVGVAHVHPLGFVQFTRGPEDYQVATVGTCEALRTRAVLPTCRDGDSFYVVDPPPPGGGNARDTQVEPGERVRITEGYDDDEKTIAEWTIPRYTEVRPDEKSSDHGYGLLLTPSVLADLPAPQDFSRIVVLVDPAQPDVAEHVRNALAPLTWHTYVSYFGETGVPERVEQYQSIRQGLLAGSLVTLLLASASLLVLALEQVRERRRPLAVLAAGGVPRGALGRSLLWQNAVPLLLALVVAVSVGGGMAVLLLRIISQPIVLDWAGIALLTGAAAFLVVAVTVASLPSLWRATGALGLRSE
- a CDS encoding ABC transporter permease, with product MRWVADLVLGVRLAVGGSRTSWARLALTAAGVGLGVTVLLLAASIGPAREAKSQRVQDAALTSDGDRATLTARQVTVTWQGRTISGVELAATTPDAPAPPGVGRIPEPGELVVSPELFDLMLSDDALRARFPESVIGVIADAGLPRPQSLLFYAGLPPANEADAVPATGFGGERPPATLLPVYRLLMVAAISALLVPLGIFVMVATRLGATGRAQRLAAIRLVGASRTQIRWMAGGETLTGAVLGLLVGVALFFAARPLARFIEVEGVGFFPTDLLPDPWLGALIAVGVPVVAVLSALLALRTEEVGPLGPHRTTEIPVRRAWWRFTLIGVGAAVVVVLASTGSFWQFMSDTRLALGLGLGIALVLAGTAAVLPWLVAKVAHGVEPDDVARLLALRTLRFDDGTPRVLSGVVVVLAGSLTLQVLLGVAAQFTAAPPNETPDRWVLQLDRHTPVRSLEEAITLTGGVRRISEVRTHLTDRVTFITSTDCAEIAERLGVADCAPGSAYLRGPGPAPGTKLTVNGREWTVPRYSTTDVGPRGLLVADGADPVLASATPTELVVRGDPDESFADRLLSATGRVDRGVTLHRAQFQAGQVELFRSLRSGVIGSSVLLTLLAVIGLAAAAVDQVVERRRPTAVLAANGVPHRVLAASALWQSAIPTALGTTLAIPTGLGTAWLVVPAERFRVDWGEIATTVGAAVVIVLVVSLCTVPALRSAVRPTGLRTE
- a CDS encoding RNA polymerase sigma factor, which translates into the protein MQDRHNAELLTLAHAGDRSAWQELVRRYVRLVWAVPRSHRLAPDDAADVCQTTWLALAENLQRIRHPDRLGAWLVTTARHESLAVLRLRGREDPIEVWDLPDHGATPENLALTSETRTRLWQAYATLTDRCREVLRLAAFAPELSFSQVADAVGVPLNSLGPTRARCLAALRRRLGVEVAR
- a CDS encoding CHAT domain-containing protein, coding for MTARRPRPGGGPVDGTAHRARTHRTLTLAEALLTTGLVREATAVLRPAVACRLPEALLLAARCALRAGDHDTARALASDAEALFREHDRPSWAPAALAVALRAGAPGRPTAVAEACDRHGHHDDAADLRLTHAPDQAAARRHRGTDRSRAIGWLARARLSTTRRDAVAACRAGLALHDPDTHGDLVDIALDHALTSRDARSAWRWSECRRTPAPTPQAARAGAELRLARARADHVRVALLEREIRRLSRTTTVRRAAPLTDVVDALRDRALLVFLSHRGRLVAVSVAAGRVRLHDFGEAAATARHVRALSLATAPQAVAELDRLLRPAGDRPLVVVPSPELARVPWAGLPSARGRAVSIAPSATCWFRADQRPLAVADRLWVAGPDLRHARYEVDVLRRRHGGRYRSTVDETLHCMLDADVLHVAAHGVHEDEMFSHLHLDDGPLHGHDFAALPRVPAVVVLSACASGLAGVLLRRGARVVVESVRAVPDDRRVVDLMVDLHANLDRPAQALADAQAKHGDLGFVCVGAG